One genomic segment of Thunnus albacares chromosome 18, fThuAlb1.1, whole genome shotgun sequence includes these proteins:
- the tprn gene encoding taperin — MSGGGEVRVLRQEAGQESPRMPAWKREILERRKAKGGGCAGAGAAETSPGAAGPQRVNGEQSGNVNGSGGGGNGSGSGSGSGGSGRNYTITTANQHFANNKEPRPTAAERTAQREDGGPESLVLQESLGPLEENPFIKLEKERRRRQDRENAARPVQHILELYGSVPGIRTIRAENIIIIESDPDYFPDGGGVKTGSNWQQNGVSSYSSLNDLLDRRGSAVTEIRAKEVVIYDTTLSKSEENLSTLGRPDHELPSYKTGDGQGRVSQMLQKFDSNYGKLQKKSHSTENLLDLDCASSRPRLWPKPQPDLVPKPRPGPSSPVFQSPWSSKPKPQPAVSEPGSPQRSTGSPQSVSSFRQRFEESGGHGAAVSPREEPDRVQTKPTRERDWEGAEVPPNPKVPCSPETRRARAESPSSPISFKVSRNSSDFEIRPAPKPDLARIPDGDTQARALANLRLQSRNSFTVIPKRNITASPAAVRPAPPSPVKSSPSHRVAELPTPGVPTSHTPTPTLTPSKRNEEKQQEEVERVARSPKPDPFPPVATSPAPPPTSQPLSPSPPLAPAPFSPPALPSPPSSPAVPSSPPFSPPAASPAPSESPAPSPVPSTPSVAPEQPPADRLPVTNIDDIEVEPPQRVPVPSPMVQRRKGNTFTVVPKRRAETEGQPSSPEPQRETSSEAPPGSTPPQAPYAQLGSLLKKRYPAVEEIEVIGGYLSLAKSCLSKTGSTGKKLKISFNESSLQSTYEYPSESSVWDSGEEDEEDKQDEKPADEQPSMVGRIHIPRPSFTSSSSHTTNSNDLSSYVPKHAVDFSAWQEHKHEDSVYQEDAASQQTQMTEEVMLTPADSSSLSDYSSEPALYF, encoded by the exons ATGTCTGGCGGAGGAGAGGTACGCGTCCTCCGCCAAGAGGCCGGGCAAGAGAGCCCGAGGATGCCGGCCTGGAAGCGAGAGATACTGGAGAGGAGGAAGGCGAAGGGCGGCGGGTGTGCAGGAGCCGGTGCCGCGGAGACGAGCCCCGGCGCTGCGGGTCCGCAGCGGGTCAATGGCGAGCAGTCGGGAAATGTAAACGGCAGCGGCGGCGGAGGCAACGGCAGCGGCAGCGGTAGCGGCAGCGGCGGGTCCGGGCGGAACTACACCATCACCACGGCCAACCAACACTTCGCCAACAACAAAGAGCCACGGCCGACAGCCGCAGAGAGAACAGCACAGAGAGAGGATGGCGGACCGGAGAGCCTGGTGCTACAGGAGAGCCTGGGCCCGCTGGAGGAGAACCCGTTCATCAAGCTGGAGAAAGAGCGGAGGAGGCGGCAGGACCGAGAAAACGCCGCTCGTCCGGTCCAGCACATCCTGGAGCTGTACGGCAGCGTCCCTGGTATACGGACTATCCGCGCCGAGAATATTATCATCATTGAGTCGGACCCGGATTACTTTCCTGACGGTGGGGGGGTAAAAACCGGGTCCAACTGGCAGCAGAACGGTGTCAGTAGTTACAGCTCCCTGAATGACCTCCTGGACCGCAGAGGGAGTGCTGTTACGGAGATAAGAGCTAAGGAAGTGGTCATCTATGACACCACGTTAAGCAAGAGTGAGGAGAACTTGAGCACCCTTGGCCGCCCTGATCATGAGCTCCCATCATATAAGACAGGTGATGGTCAAGGTAGGGTGAGTCAGATGCTGCAGAAGTTCGACAGCAACTATGGGAAGCTGCAGAAGAAGTCCCACAGCACAGAGAACCTGCTGGACCTGGATTGTGCCAGCAGCAGGCCAAGACTCTGGCCCAAGCCACAGCCAGATCTGGTGCCAAAGCCCAGGCCAGGCCCGTCGTCGCCTGTCTTCCAGAGTCCCTGGTCTTCCAAACCAAAGCCACAGCCTGCTGTCTCTGAGCCGGGCAGCCCCCAGCGCTCAACCGGGTCCCCACAGTCTGTGTCTTCCTTCCGTCAGCGGTTTGAGGAGAGTGGAGGCCATGGCGCTGCTGTCAGCCCCAGAGAGGAGCCAGACAGGGTGCAAACCAAGcccaccagagagagagactgggaaGGCGCCGAGGTGCCCCCCAATCCCAAGGTGCCATGCTCTCCGGAGACCCGTCGTGCCCGTGCCGAGTCCCCCTCAAGCCCCATCTCATTTAAGGTGTCGCGCAACTCTTCTGACTTCGAGATCCGTCCCGCTCCAAAACCAGACCTCGCCCGAATTCCTGATGGGGACACCCAGGCACGGGCCCTGGCAAACCTTCGCCTGCAGTCCCGAAACTCCTTCACAGTGATCCCCAAGCGCAATATCACTGCCTCCCCTGCAGCAGTTCGGCCAGCGCCACCCAGCCCCGTCAAGTCTTCCCCCTCTCACAGAGTGGCAGAGCTGCCCACGCCAGGAGTGCCAACCTCCCACACCCCGACACCCACTCTGACACCCTCAAAGAGGAACGAGGAGAAacagcaggaggaggtggagagggtGGCGAGGTCACCCAAGCCTGACCCATTTCCTCCCGTTGCCACAAGTCCTGCGCCTCCTCCGACCTCACAGCCTCTGTCTCCGTCTCCTCCTCTCGCCCCAGCTCCCTTCTCTCCACCTGCCCTGCCTTCACCCCCCTCTTCTCCGGCTGTCCCATCTTCACCCCCTTTCTCTCCACCTGCCGCATCTCCTGCACCCTCAGAGTCTCCCGCCCCATCCCCTGTCCCTTCTACTCCCTCTGTGGCTCCAGAACAACCCCCCGCAGATCGGCTGCCAGTAACGAACATAGATGACATTGAGGTGGAGCCCCCCCAGCGCGTCCCTGTTCCCAGCCCCATGGTGCAGAGGAGAAAGGGGAACACCTTCACTGTGGTGCCTAAACGTAGGGCGGAGACCGAGGGCCAGCCGAGCTCACCTGAGCCCCAACGGGAAACCTCGAGTGAGGCCCCACCGGGGTCCACGCCCCCACAGGCCCCGTACGCTCAGCTGGGCTCCCTGCTGAAGAAACGCTACCCTGCTGTGGAGGAGATCGAGGTCATCGGTGGATACCTTTCCCTCGCAAAGTCCTGCCTCTCCAAGACGGGCTCCACAGGGAAGAAG CTCAAGATCTCCTTCAATGAGTCGAGTCTCCAGAGCACGTACGAGTATCCCTCAGAGAGCAGCGTGTGGGACAGCggagaggaggacgaggaggacaAGCAGGACGAGAAGCCGGCGGACGAACAGCCCAGCATGGTGGGACGCATCCACATCCCTCGACCCAGTTTCACCAGCTCGTCCTCGCACACGACCAACAGCAACG ACCTTTCCAGCTACGTTCCCAAGCACGCTGTGGACTTCAGCGCCTGGCAGGaacacaaacatgaagacaGTGTTTACCAGGAAGATGCCGCTTCTCAACAGACGCAGATGACAGAGGAAGTCATG
- the alad gene encoding delta-aminolevulinic acid dehydratase translates to MQTPAESIIHSGYFHPTLRYWQTCITDLRPDNLIYPIFITDSADAVEPIGSLPGQARYGVNKLEGMLKPLVENGLKCVLIFGVPAKIAKDERGSGADTDDTPAVLAVKKIRSLFPELLVACDVCLCPYTSHGHCGILNEDGTLNNDASCLRLAEVSLAYARAGCHIIAPSDMMDGRIRAIKQALISNGLGNKVSVLSYSAKFASCYYGPFRDAAQSKPAFGDRRCYQLPPGARGLAIRAVERDVREGADMLMVKPGLPYLDIVREVKDKFPTHPLAVYNVSGEFAMIWHGAQAGAFDLKAAVMEAMTAFRRAGADIIITYYTPQLLNWLKE, encoded by the exons ATGCAGACACCTGCGGAGTCAATCATCCACAGTGGTTATTTCCACCCGACACTCCGATACTGGCAGACCTGCATCACCGATTTAAGACCTGACAATCTCATCTACCCGATTTTCATCAC AGACAGTGCAGATGCAGTGGAGCCCATCGGTAGCCTGCCGGGACAGGCCAG ATATGGGGTGAACAAGCTGGAGGGAATGTTGAAGCCGCTTGTGGAGAACGGCTTGAAATGTGTGCTGATTTTTGGTGTCCCTGCAAAAATAGCAAAG gaTGAGAGAGGTTCGGGTGCAGACACAGATGACACGCCAGCCGTTCTGGCCGTGAAGAAGATCAGATCTTTGTTCCCGGAGCTGCTGGTGGCGTGTGACGTCTGCTTGTGTCCCTACACATCACATGGACACTGTG GTATCCTGAACGAGGACGGTACTCTGAACAATGACGCCAGCTGCCTGCGCTTGGCAGAGGTGTCGCTGGCCTACGCCCGGGCTG GCTGTCACATCATCGCTCCCTCTGATATGATGGATGGAAGAATCAGAGCCATAAAACAAGCACTCATATCCAATGGTTTGGGAAACAAG GTTTCAGTGCTGAGCTACAGTGCAAAGTTTGCCTCTTGTTACTACGGTCCTTTCAG AGATGCTGCACAGTCCAAGCCTGCGTTTGGGGACAGACGCTGCTATCAGCTGCCACCCGGAGCGAGAGGACTCGCCATTCGAGCTGTG GAGCGAGATGTGAGAGAAGGAGCTGATATGCTGATGGTGAAACCAGGTCTGCCGTATCTGGACATTGTGAGAGAAGTCAAGGACAAG TTCCCCACTCACCCTCTGGCTGTGTACAACGTGTCGGGGGAGTTTGCCATGATATGGCACGGAGCGCAGGCTGGAGCTTTCGACCTCAAAGCTGCTGTGATGGAGGCCATGACAGCCTTCcgcagggcag GCgctgacatcatcatcacctaCTACACACCCCAGCTGCTCAACTGGCTGAAGGAGTGA
- the tmem203 gene encoding transmembrane protein 203 encodes MLFSLRELVQWLGFATFELFLHLLALLVFSMLVALRADMFTPALSWWLVFVPLFSADGLSTYFTAIVSIRLYQENEKRLAVLRLLWVLTVLSLKLVCEVLLCQKLAEQEQARDLWFGLIVSPLFILLQLLMIRACRVN; translated from the coding sequence ATGTTGTTCTCCCTGCGGGAACTTGTCCAATGGCTTGGCTTTGCCACCTTTGAACTCTTCCTTCACCTGCTAGCTTTGCTGGTCTTCAGCATGCTGGTTGCTCTGCGAGCCGACATGTTCACCCCCGCGCTGAGCTGGTGGCTGGTGTTCGTCCCTCTGTTCTCTGCCGACGGCCTCAGCACCTATTTCACAGCCATCGTGTCCATCCGGCTCTACCAGGAGAATGAGAAGCGGTTGGCAGTGCTGCGGCTCCTCTGGGTGCTGACGGTGCTCAGCCTGAAGCTGGTTTGCGAGGTACTGCTGTGCCAGAAGCTGGCGGAGCAGGAGCAAGCCAGAGACCTGTGGTTTGGCCTCATCGTCTCACCGCTGTTcatcctgctgcagctgctgatgaTACGAGCGTGCCGTGTCAACTGA